In Aspergillus nidulans FGSC A4 chromosome IV, a single window of DNA contains:
- a CDS encoding uncharacterized protein (transcript_id=CADANIAT00000740), translating into MAQSIDLFNQYPLTIDPSSKAISLSPNATSTYTPSQTAALNAELSTLNTLHRTLLSLDTPSIPPPPLPLNPKRSAQINKLRDSANMAYRKNNYAEAVRLYTFALEMALARPGWEPVAVAREELAALYGNRAQAYMSQQMWVEGLVDARASVEGRPVNNVKAWWRGGKCLVEMGRWEEAKSFVSRGLELEGKNSEGAKELSQLLTEVEEGLKREKGSQ; encoded by the coding sequence ATGGCCCAATCAATCGATCTCTTCAATCAATATCCTCTAACAATCGACCCGTCATCTAAAGCGATTTCCCTCTCCCCGAACGCTACCTCAACATACACGCCTTCCCAAACAGCTGCCCTGAACGCCGAACTCTCCaccctcaacaccctccACCGCACCCTCCTAAGCCTGGACACCCCATCCATTCCCCCGCCCCCATTACCCCTCAACCCCAAACGCTCCGCGCAAATCAACAAACTCCGCGACAGCGCTAACATGGCCTACCGCAAGAACAACTACGCCGAGGCTGTGCGTCTGTACACTTTCGCGCTCGAAATGGCGCTCGCCCGGCCCGGCTGGGAGCCCGTTGCCGTGGCTAGGGAGGAACTCGCTGCGTTGTATGGGAATCGCGCACAGGCGTACATGTCGCAGCAGATGTGGGTTGAGGGGCTTGTCGATGCCAGGGCTAGTGTCGAGGGACGGCCCGTGAATAATGTTAAGGCTTGGTGGCGCGGGGGAAAGTGCTTGGTTGAAATGGGGAGGTGGGAGGAGGCGAAAAGCTTTGTATCGAGGGGGTTGGAGCTTGAGGGCAAGAACAGTGAGGGCGCGAAAGAATTAAGTCAACTGTTGAcggaggtggaagaggggttgaagagggagaaggggagcCAATAG